Genomic segment of Arachis hypogaea cultivar Tifrunner chromosome 16, arahy.Tifrunner.gnm2.J5K5, whole genome shotgun sequence:
GAGAATCCACTCTCCCCTTATGTACTCCTTATATacttatattataattagttacTGATATGGACCATTAACCTCGGCCCAGAAAGCAGTAAAGTCGGCGTTACCCACATTCCTAAAACGTCGGATAAGACCAGGTAAAAGATCCTGAAAACAACCACTCCAGGAGAGGCCGAGAATATCTCGGAGGCCAACCTCTTAATGGGAGGAATCTCCACTTTAAAAAGACCTCAAGAGGATGACATAAACACAACACAGAGCATCActacttctttctttttcttttactttatccGCGATTTGTTTAAAATACCtcttctgacttgagcgtcggagatTCTTTTGCAGATGTTCCATCCGCGGTGTTTTGAAGACAGCCGACCTATACCTCGCCTTGATAAATAGCAGCACCACTCACCTGTGATTACCAAAAGCTCAGATTGCAGGAAGGTCGGCTCGGATTACTCGGATGGAACATTTGGTGCCCACCGTGGGACCCGAACAAGTGGGAGCCCCACTAAGACTAACACTCCTTATATTTTCTTCCCAGTTCTTTttgctctcctttttttttcaggGTTACTCAAACCTTGAAGGATGGCAGACAACGGAGTTCAACAACCCACGCAAGTAGAGCTTTTGGCTCAGATAGTCAAGCTCCAGGCAGAGGTTCGAAGAATAGCCGAGCTGTCGTCTAACAACCGAGCTGGAAAACATGACAAAGGGGACCCCAAAGGCTCAAACCAGAACGACACGGACACCCAAAAGCTCGTACCCCCAAAAGAGAAACTGACCATGGATAATCCCTTCTCAGAAGACATCATAAAATTTCAAATGCCACAAAACTTCGTGCTGCCAACTACCCTTGACCCATACAAGGGGTTCGGTGATCCGCGCATTCATATCAGGAAGTTTCAATCTATGATGTTCTTTAATAGCGCCTCTGAACCCATACTTTGCCGAGCTTTCCCTACTTATTTATATGGTCCTGCATTACTCTGGTTTTCTAAGTTGTCTACAGGTTCGATTTCCTCTTTTGAACAGCTAGCGAGATCCTTCATTGATTACTTTGCCGCATCAAGGATATATGTGCACGGATCGGATTATCTAAGCACCATCAAGTAAGGACAGCATGAGAGCTTAAAAGAATACATGACGCGCTTTGCTGAGGCAACCATGGAGATCCCAGAAGTCCACCTCCACGACCTCAAAAGCGGCCTCAGACCGAGAAAGTTCCAAGAAATAATTGCGGTAACAAAACCAAAAACATTGGATGAATTCAGAGAAAAGGCCGCAGGACAAATGGAGGTTGAGGAACTTCGGGAAGCCTGGAAGACAGACAAGCATCAAACCAAAAGGGAGGAAGACAAAACCCTCAGGTCAACAAGCAACAGAGAACTGAAAAAGCCTTTCAAGCTTACCCCCAAGTTTGATAACTATACCCGATTCAACACAAAGAGAGAAGACATTATAAAAGAAATACTACATGCAAAGATAATAAAACCTCCAATCAGGGCCGATAATTATCAAGATCAAAGGTTCATTGACAAGACAAAACATTGTGCTTTCCATCAGAACTTCGGCCACACGACATACGACTGTGTTGCGGCAAAAGACCTACTGGAACGATTGGCAAGGCAAGGACTCTTAGACAAATACATTGATGGAAGAAGGAGTAGAGGAGAAAACAAGGTACCGGGAACAACTGGTCCAGGGGCGGAGGAAAATGACAAAAGACACTGGGCGAACCCAAGCCAGCCATGAGGAGTCATAAATTGCATCTCGGGTGGCTTCGCCAGTGGAGGTAATACAAGCTCGGCCCGGAAGCGGAGTTATCGAGAAATGCTAGCAATCGAAGGGACGACCTTCTTGCCCCAGAAAGATACACCAAGAGGGGAGATTACTTTTACATCCTCAGATTGCACATCAGCAAGCCCGAACCTCGACGATCCCGTTGTTATCTCAGTACAGGTCAGAGACCTGCTGGTAAGAAAGGTCTTGCTAGACCCAGGTAGTAGTGCTGATGTTTTGTTTTACTCAACATTCTAGAAAATGAACTTGTCTGATAAAATTATACAACCTTACTCCGGAGACCTCATAGGATTCTCAAGAGAAAGGGTGTCGGTAATGGGAAGTGTGTGGTTAAAAACCATGTTGGGGGAACATCCCCAATCAAAAATAATCGATATACAGTACATCGTAGTAAATTGCACAAGCCCATACAATATTATATTAGGTAGACCAGCATTAAATTCTTTTGGAGCAATAGTCTCCACTTTGcatatgtgtgttaagtttcaTGTGCAGGGAGACAATATAGCTACAGTACATGCCGACCACAGAGAAGCACGACAATGCTATAATGCCAGCCTAAAACAACAAGTAGCACACATAGTAACCTCGGCACCAGTGCAAGCCGTCTACAACTCGGAAGAGCTCCCTCTCCTTAACGAGTTGGACCCCAGAGAAGACTGTCTAGAAAGACCACAACCAACAGACGAACTAGAAAAGGTAACATTTTATGATAACCCTAACAAATTCACATACATTGGTGGTGCACTTTCAAGGCAGGAAAGAGCTCGGCTAATAAAAGTTTTACAAGACAACGCCCGGAATAGACCCCAGCATCATTTGCCACAAACTTGCTGACCCATAGCACAGAAAAAGTGCAACCTCAAAACAGAAAGGAGACAAGCTTTCCTTGAGGAGACAACAAAGCTATTAGCAGCAGGCTTCATTAAAGAAGTAAGATTCACAATATGGTTATCAAACGTCGTCATGGTAAGAAAAAGCACAGGTAAATGGCACATGTGCGTCGACTTCACTAATCTCAATAAAGCATGCCTTAAAGATGCATACCCGTTACCTTGTATTGACAAACTAGTGGACAACGCTTCAGGCTTCAAATGcttgagcttcatggatgcatattctgggtACAACCAGATCCTAATGCATCCAGAGGACTAACATAAGACAGCCTTCATAACAGAATTTGACAAtttttgttacaaagtaatgcctTTTGGCCTTAAGAATGTCGGTGCAACGTATCAACGCCTAATGGACAAAGTCTTAGATTGGACGAAATATGGAGGTCTATGTCGACGACATGGTGGTCAAGACCCCAATAGGAAACTCCCACTGCACTGACCTGACCGAAGTCTTCCACCAAGTCCGAGCATACAACATGAAACTCAATCCCGAAAAGTGAACCTTTGGCATACAAGGAGGAAAATTTTTAGGCTTCATGTTAACATccagaggaattgaggcaaatcctgAAAAATGCGCCGCCATCCTCAACATGGCCACTCCGAGGACTGTGAAGGAAGTTCAAAAACTAACTGGTAGAATTGCAGCCCTGTCTCGGTTCTTGCCAACAATAGGAAATAGGTCATACCATTTCTTTCAAACCATATCAAAAGGTAAACAATTCGAGTGGATCGAGGATTGCAAAAAATCTTTTACAGAATTAAAGGTCATGTTAACATCTCCCCAGATACTACAGAAACCAGAGTTCGGTAAGccattatacttatatttatctgTCGCTGACTAAGCTATAAGTTCAGCTCTTGTAGTTGAAACAAGAAAAGCACAAAAGCCAGTATACTTCGTCAGCAAAGTCTTGCAACCAGCCGAAAAAAGATACCCGAAGTTGGAACAATTGGCTCTGGCCTTGGTGATCACTGCTCGAAGGCTCAAACATTATTTCCAAAGTCATACCATAATAGTTCGGACAGACCAACCCCTCCGGCAAATCTTAACAAGACCGGAAGTAGCGGGAAGACTAATAAAGTGGTCTATTGAGTTATCAGAATACGACATTCAGTACAAACCAAGACCAGCACTGAAATCACAAATCCTAGCCGACTTCATCTCAGAGTGGACCAACCCATGCGAACAGCCTGAACCGAAGAACTGGGTTATAAATGTGGATGGAGCCTCTAACAATGACGGAACAGGAGCAGGAATTATATTGGATGATGGAAGGAACATAACAGTAGAACAATCAATACGATTCTGCTTCAAAGCTAGTAATAACCAAGCAGAGTACGAAGCTCTTATTGCGGGAATGACCCTCGCACTAAGACTTCATGCTCCTGGAATCACAGTACATTGTGACTCCCTTCTGGTGGTACAACAGGTAAAAGGAACATTTCAGGTAAAAGATGCTCTATTAGAAAGGTATTGGCATTTAGTGAAGGAActcattataaaattcaaaaaatttgaaattattcacatacaaagagaaaataacaGTAGAGCTGATATTTTATCCAAATTGGCaacaacaagaaaaaaatataccAAAACTCACGCAACTGATGCTAGAAAACCCTAGCGTAAACCTAACACATATACTGAGCATTTCGCAGGATGAAGACTGGAGGACTCCGATAATAACATACATCAGCAGCGGAATACTCCTGTCAAGCGAAGCTAATCTAAAACTCTTCAAGAGACGGGCTAGTTTCTACACAATGCTAAGAACCGAGCTATACAAGCGCGGATTCTCCAGACCACTCCTCAAATGCCTTAGCAAGGAAGAGGCAGACCTGGCAATAGACGAGATCCACGAAGGAGTCTGCGGTAACCATATTGGTGGCCGAGCACTCGCAGCAAAGCTGACCAGGGCTGGGTACTACTGGCCAACCATAAAAAGAGATTGCACAAGCAAGGTCCAAAAGTGTGACAATTGTCAAAAGCATGGAAAGGTGAAACACAGCCCAGCCAAAGTCTTACATAGCTCGGAAGTAAGTTGGCCTTTTTACAAATGGGGAATGGACATCCTAGGACCTTTCCCAAAGGCACCAGGTCAGGTAAAATTTCTTTTAGTTTGCATAGATTACTtctccaaatggatagaggcacaaCCATTAGCACGAGTCACAGCAGACAAGGTACAATCTTTCCTTTGGAAGAACATAATCTGCAGATATGGTATACCAGGTGAACTCATATTTGATAATGGAAGACAATTCACTGATTCTCAGCTTGCTTCATTCTTACAGAATTTTCACATCAAACATCACTTTAGCTCAGTCGAGCACCCTCAGACAAATGGTCAGGCAGAAGCCGCCAACTAGGTCCTCTTACAAGCTATGAGGAAAAAACTGGGCGATGCAAAAGGTGAATGGACAGAGCTAGACCCAGAAGTACTATGGGCCTACAACACTACAGTACACTCCTCCACAGGGAAAACTCCCTTCCGATTAGTATACAGAACAGAAGCAGTGATCCCGGTAGAGGTATCCAACCCAACGCTTAGAGTCCAGCTACGAGATGACGACAACAATGAAAATAGAAGGAAGGCCGAGCTTGATGTAATTGAAGAATCTAGAGAAGAGGCATCCCTCAAACAACGGGCATTGCAGCAGGTGGTGCAGAGAAGATACAATAAAAAAGTCATCCCCAGAGGATTTACAGAAGGAGATCTAGTACTAAGAAAGACAGAAGAAGCTCGACGACAACTTGGACATGGCAAGTTATTAGCCACATGGGATGGACCTTACAGAGTCACCAGAGCATTCAGAAAGGGGGCTTACTCACTGCAAAAACTCAGTGGGGAACCCATCTCAGGAACATGGAACGTCTCATCATCAAACAATATTTCTCTTAGCGAATATAGCTCGGCAAGTGATGGTACTCTTTTTCCTCCTCATGAGTTTTTTCACCCACATTGGGTTTTTGCTCAAgagaaggttttaatgaggccggATGCCAACTACAAGCTTCCTGTAAACATTCTTTCTCTTACATGAATAAACAATACATTTTTCTATGAAAAACGAATCATAGCAAATATCAGGTCATAACCATTACACTGTCAATAGTTCCTACAAAATATAACCGAGCTTCATACTCGGATAAACAATACATACAAAGCCAAAGTCAAATCGACAAAACAAAAACGACAGCAAATTCCAGACAGTTTTTTCCAAAAGACAAAAAAGTGAAATAACATTTGTTACAAAGTTCAATCATCTCTTTCCCCAATGCTGGAACCATCATCTTTTTCTTCATCAGGAGCCTCATCATCAACCAGATTCCCATTAATCACAATCTTCATAGCATCCAATTTTCCAGCATCAACCTCAGGAAACAATGCTTTCAACTGCGACACGGCTCGATCAAAACCTTGAGCAAACGACTCATAGACCTCCATCTCCAATTCCCCCACCCGAGCAAGCAATTGACCATTCTGAATTTTCAGGTCATCCACCTCTTTGTCAAGAGCCTCTTTTCGACTCTTAAATTCAGAACTCTTGGATTCAAGTGATAAGGtaagttttttaattttcttatcctTCTCCCCAGCCTCTTTAGTCAATTCAGCAATAGTGATAGAGCTCATCTTCTCAGCCTAAAAAATAAGCTCTTGTGTCCGGCCAATGGACACAAGACGAGCTCTAATAACCTATAAAACCACAACTACTCAGAAAATAAACAGATAATattgaaaagaaacaaaattcaaaacaaacatACCTGCAAGAATCGGCTAACTCCCAAAGGGCCGACCTTACTAACCATCTCCACGTCCTTGGGAAACTGAGTACATTGGTCGGCCAAGGTCATAAAAGGAAACAACTTACTCTAGAGAGATTTTGCATGATCCTCAACCAAATAGCCATGGAGGACCTTCTGAGACTCATAGGATGACTCCCCCAAATCAAACCGAACTTCATCCTCATCCCTCAGGTCAACAGTCTTTGAAAACACATCCCTCTTTCTTTTCCCTTCCCCTTCGGCTCAGACTAAACCGCAGCATGAATAGTTTCCTTGTCAACATTTGTTGTGAAACTCTCTTTCTCAGCCTTTTTTTTTCTGACTAAAAAACGATTTCAGACCAGCCGTAGTGATAGTGGGAACCTTCTCCCCTGAAAATGGTAAACAGAGGCAACTTAGATCAAATAAATTAAGGATTTATGCCAATAAAGTATAAACACACAAAATCCAAATCTTTACCCAAATAATCTAACACAGCCTGCTCGTCTGAATCCCATTTCAATAACTCTACAACTGAAAGAAGCTCCTTATCTATCATCTCCGTAATTAGAAATTCTAGCAACAACTCATCCATAGGGAGCCTATCCTCAACATCTAAAATTTGGTTCGGCTCAGCACACCAACAAATAGGGAACCTCCCCTCTAAATTCTCGTTAACATAGAACGGAAACTAATCCGGAGCAGCTCTAACCTTAACAAACAtccttttaaaatctttaaaggatGATTTATAAAGCGCAAACAACGACCTACCAGGGTGGCTACTCAGGTTCACCCACAAGCCCCTACAAACTCCCTTATCTTGGAACAAGCAAGGAGAAGAACATTCTTAAAGAAGACGGATGTTGCAAAACAACCATTAGAATTTCAAATGCTCGCACAAACCCCCAGGAGTTGGGATGCAGCTGCAATGGAGCACAATTCAGCCAGAACAATACACTGCATTGAAACTCCGAAAAAGGGAAACGCACTCCCAGTTCTGTCAGAAGACAGCTATAAACATAGAAATATGGCCTATCACATAATCTTTCACACACAGAGTCACCCTTCT
This window contains:
- the LOC140180246 gene encoding uncharacterized protein; translation: MRKKLGDAKGEWTELDPEVLWAYNTTVHSSTGKTPFRLVYRTEAVIPVEVSNPTLRVQLRDDDNNENRRKAELDVIEESREEASLKQRALQQVVQRRYNKKVIPRGFTEGDLVLRKTEEARRQLGHGKLLATWDGPYRVTRAFRKGAYSLQKLSGEPISGTWNVSSSNNISLSEYSSASDGTLFPPHEFFHPHWVFAQEKVLMRPDANYKLPVNILSLT